One window of Alistipes sp. ZOR0009 genomic DNA carries:
- the arfB gene encoding alternative ribosome rescue aminoacyl-tRNA hydrolase ArfB, whose translation MNSLKSRDFSSEFTFSASRSGGAGGQNVNKVNTKVELRFDIAASSLLSDDEKTQILGKLRTKLTTEGILIVVSQEERTQLKNKEICIEKFYNMLEKALTIPKKRKPTKPTAASKEKRLESKRQQSALKSTRRSKDFL comes from the coding sequence ATGAATAGCCTTAAAAGCCGAGATTTTTCGTCTGAATTTACATTCAGCGCATCGCGTAGCGGCGGCGCAGGAGGACAAAATGTAAATAAAGTAAATACCAAAGTTGAGCTTCGCTTCGATATTGCGGCCTCCAGCCTCCTTTCCGATGACGAAAAAACTCAGATTTTGGGTAAGCTGAGAACCAAACTTACCACCGAAGGAATCCTTATTGTTGTTTCTCAAGAAGAGCGAACACAACTTAAAAATAAGGAAATCTGTATCGAAAAATTTTACAACATGCTAGAAAAGGCACTGACAATACCTAAAAAGAGAAAACCGACCAAGCCAACTGCAGCATCCAAAGAAAAAAGGCTTGAAAGTAAGCGCCAGCAATCTGCATTAAAATCAACAAGAAGGAGTAAGGATTTCTTATAA
- the rarD gene encoding EamA family transporter RarD, whose translation MSAKTESTLQVKKHSTGIIYPIAAYSMWGILPIYWKLMKQIPAGDILAHRIFWSFVFLAIILTGMHRWSELRRIFQSTRIFLAVMAASILISLNWLIYIWAVNSNHIVEASLGYYINPLLTILLGSLVLRERTDKWQLMAILLAFVGVAYLTFQFGSIPWVALTLAVSFALYGLVKKMSSLSPLTGLAAETMMMAPLALGYLFIQIKGTATYSHLSFGMILLILLTGVVTSIPLLLFAQGAKRVSLTTLGFVQYLSPSISLLIGVLVYQEPFTVSHQICFGLIWTALAIYSFSRKEVLAKIGIVGD comes from the coding sequence ATGTCGGCTAAAACGGAATCAACATTGCAGGTAAAGAAACATAGCACAGGAATCATCTATCCCATTGCAGCCTACTCCATGTGGGGAATTTTACCGATCTACTGGAAGCTAATGAAACAGATTCCTGCTGGAGACATCCTTGCGCACCGTATCTTTTGGTCGTTTGTTTTTCTAGCCATTATCCTTACAGGAATGCACCGATGGAGCGAACTGCGAAGAATATTTCAATCTACGAGGATTTTTTTAGCGGTTATGGCAGCTTCTATCCTCATTAGCCTTAACTGGCTAATATATATTTGGGCTGTGAATAGCAACCATATTGTAGAGGCAAGTTTAGGTTACTATATAAATCCGCTGCTAACCATTTTACTCGGCAGTTTAGTGCTGCGCGAGCGCACCGACAAGTGGCAACTGATGGCCATTTTGCTAGCATTCGTAGGGGTAGCCTACCTAACATTTCAGTTTGGTAGCATTCCTTGGGTTGCGCTAACGCTAGCCGTATCATTTGCCCTATACGGATTGGTTAAAAAGATGTCCTCGCTATCGCCACTAACAGGCCTTGCGGCAGAAACGATGATGATGGCACCACTAGCCTTGGGATACCTGTTTATTCAAATCAAAGGAACAGCAACGTACAGCCATCTTTCATTTGGAATGATTTTGCTAATACTTCTTACCGGAGTCGTTACATCGATTCCTTTGCTACTTTTTGCACAAGGAGCCAAGAGGGTATCGCTTACGACGCTTGGCTTCGTGCAATATCTATCGCCCAGCATCAGCCTGCTAATTGGGGTGCTGGTGTACCAAGAACCATTTACGGTCTCACATCAAATTTGCTTTGGTCTAATATGGACGGCTCTAGCTATATACTCCTTTAGCCGCAAAGAGGTACTTGCAAAAATTGGGATAGTTGGCGATTAA
- the msrA gene encoding peptide-methionine (S)-S-oxide reductase MsrA — protein sequence MESTKGKLEVATFGQGCYWCAEAIFQRLEGVIKVESGFSGGTTVNPSYKEVCTGLTGHAEVVQVTFDPDIISFDELLEVFWKTHDPTTLNQQGNDIGTQYRSVIFYHNEEQQHIAEAYKRKLDEQHIWDDPIVTEIVRFKAFYKADRLHQNYFDNNSEQPYCQLVILPKLEKFEKVFKNRLKK from the coding sequence ATGGAATCAACAAAAGGGAAGTTGGAAGTAGCAACCTTCGGACAAGGATGCTACTGGTGTGCTGAAGCTATTTTTCAGCGTTTAGAAGGGGTAATAAAGGTGGAAAGCGGTTTTTCGGGGGGAACAACCGTAAATCCTTCCTATAAAGAGGTGTGCACAGGGCTAACAGGTCATGCAGAAGTGGTGCAGGTTACCTTTGATCCGGACATTATATCTTTTGACGAGTTGCTGGAGGTGTTCTGGAAAACGCACGATCCAACGACACTTAACCAGCAGGGTAACGATATTGGTACGCAGTACCGCTCGGTAATTTTTTACCATAATGAGGAGCAGCAACATATCGCAGAGGCTTACAAGCGAAAGCTCGATGAGCAGCATATCTGGGATGATCCAATTGTGACGGAGATTGTTCGTTTCAAGGCTTTTTACAAGGCCGATCGTTTGCATCAAAATTATTTTGATAACAATTCGGAGCAGCCCTATTGTCAGCTGGTAATTCTTCCGAAACTCGAAAAATTTGAAAAGGTTTTTAAAAATCGACTTAAAAAATAG
- a CDS encoding TonB-dependent receptor has protein sequence MNMKVRDIMLLVALMSFGIEGMGQVDSTIVSEKQLDEVVVKAMQRKNTFSKQTRIVSTITKAELKSAPIQSIADVLNYAAGVDIRTRGPVGVQSDISVRGGSFDQVLILLNGVNVTDPQTGHHNLNLPVDIASIERIEILQGPGARSFGPNAFSGAINFITTSPSSNSSRVSFSAGDFGYFSIGGETSAKRGDVGIFISASRQQSSGYIHNTDFELNNFYGNFTYSNKRVGSFELSTGVQDKGFGANSFYSPKYPNQYEATKAYINSARWSKDFGALNVTATGYWRRHFDRFDLYRYDAPTKDVTPNYHRTDVYGGNVKVTFFSILGKTLLGTEVRQESIVSNVLGNKLSKPQIITGSNLSYTYGLDRVNLSTFLEHSYNYKNLFLSAGVMFNHANDFGSSWYWGSDASYLLGETGVKFFIAANQSYRLPTFTDLFYKNKFHNGNPDLKPEKALTFELGAKYEKGSMNAQVDIYRRLADDVIDKGKSISEEKTTMRNLATLNTTGIEVRGGYKFNDLFIQNISVAYTYQKQNMDSIKGYVSMYILDYLRYKLTMSTSFAIIKGVSLSIRGSYQDRAGSYTDINNKEIEYKPFFTADARVMYGYKMFSVFAEASNLFDKSYFDIGNIAQPGRWFKAGVSITF, from the coding sequence ATGAATATGAAAGTTAGGGATATCATGCTACTCGTTGCGTTGATGTCTTTTGGAATTGAGGGGATGGGACAGGTTGATTCTACAATCGTGTCAGAAAAGCAGCTAGACGAAGTCGTGGTTAAGGCAATGCAAAGAAAAAATACTTTTTCGAAGCAAACTCGTATAGTTTCAACCATTACAAAGGCGGAGTTAAAATCGGCTCCAATTCAAAGTATTGCGGATGTTTTGAACTATGCGGCAGGGGTGGACATTAGAACCCGTGGTCCTGTTGGTGTACAATCTGACATCTCGGTACGAGGTGGTTCTTTTGATCAGGTTTTAATTCTTTTGAACGGTGTAAATGTTACAGATCCCCAAACAGGACATCACAATTTGAATTTACCTGTAGATATTGCCTCTATCGAAAGAATTGAAATATTGCAAGGCCCAGGAGCTCGAAGCTTTGGTCCAAACGCATTTAGTGGCGCTATCAACTTTATTACCACATCTCCATCAAGTAACTCATCAAGAGTAAGTTTTTCTGCAGGTGATTTTGGCTATTTTTCTATCGGAGGAGAAACATCGGCAAAACGAGGAGATGTTGGTATTTTTATTTCTGCAAGCCGGCAGCAGTCTTCTGGTTACATTCACAATACAGATTTTGAGTTGAATAATTTCTATGGCAATTTTACCTACAGCAATAAGCGAGTAGGAAGTTTTGAATTAAGCACAGGAGTTCAAGATAAGGGATTTGGTGCAAATAGTTTTTATTCGCCCAAATATCCAAATCAGTATGAGGCTACTAAAGCGTATATTAATAGCGCTAGGTGGAGTAAGGATTTTGGGGCTTTAAATGTTACAGCAACAGGGTACTGGCGTCGTCATTTTGATCGGTTTGACTTGTATCGGTATGATGCCCCAACAAAAGATGTTACTCCGAACTATCACCGTACAGATGTGTATGGGGGAAATGTAAAAGTTACATTTTTTTCTATTTTGGGTAAAACGCTGCTAGGAACGGAAGTTCGCCAAGAAAGTATTGTATCGAATGTTCTCGGAAATAAGTTGAGTAAACCTCAAATAATAACAGGTTCTAACCTTTCCTATACTTATGGTTTGGATAGAGTTAATCTTAGCACCTTTCTTGAGCATTCCTATAACTATAAAAACTTATTTTTATCAGCGGGGGTGATGTTTAACCATGCGAACGATTTTGGAAGTTCATGGTATTGGGGAAGCGATGCAAGCTACTTGTTGGGAGAAACTGGGGTCAAATTTTTTATCGCAGCAAATCAATCTTACCGTTTACCAACTTTTACCGACTTATTTTATAAGAATAAATTTCATAATGGAAATCCAGATTTGAAGCCCGAGAAGGCGTTAACGTTTGAGCTTGGAGCTAAATACGAAAAGGGAAGTATGAATGCGCAAGTTGATATCTATAGACGGTTAGCCGATGATGTTATTGATAAGGGGAAATCCATTTCTGAAGAGAAAACAACGATGAGAAATTTGGCTACGCTTAATACTACTGGAATTGAAGTTAGGGGGGGATACAAGTTTAATGATTTATTTATCCAAAATATTTCAGTAGCCTATACTTACCAAAAACAAAATATGGATAGTATTAAAGGATATGTTTCTATGTATATCTTAGATTATTTGCGCTACAAGCTGACAATGTCTACTTCGTTTGCTATTATTAAGGGAGTATCGTTAAGTATTAGAGGTAGCTATCAGGATAGAGCTGGCTCGTATACTGATATTAACAATAAGGAGATTGAGTATAAGCCTTTCTTTACGGCTGATGCGAGGGTTATGTATGGTTATAAAATGTTTTCTGTTTTTGCCGAGGCTTCAAACTTATTTGATAAATCCTATTTCGACATTGGAAACATAGCTCAGCCAGGCCGATGGTTTAAGGCTGGTGTCTCAATAACTTTTTAA
- a CDS encoding beta-L-arabinofuranosidase domain-containing protein has product MKCLVTLGIIASIFVLKSEETYAQMYQTEKYQRLPFGSIKPTGWLKEQMQKDMAGFVGNLDRLVPDLLNDPIYSSGRLHKKSKSKDLGNLKSGDAEGDEQYKWWNSETQSNWWDGYIRNAFLLDDQQAIKKVKQYVDKILSTQDDDGYLGIYDKELRYKQTSENGELWAQTTLYRGLLAYYEVTHDLKVWNAIVRAVDNVMSSYPINDSNPFNVGKEFSGGVAHGLTFTDVLDKMYQLTQNTKYLDYAAFLYLNYSANFSCEKDAQLSYILDTTYRLQSHGVHTYEHLRPLIVAAFATGNSKIKRALDIFIERISRCTTATGGAIGDEWIGGRVADATNAGYEYCSLHELLDSYTVLLQKRGDLKAASNIERIFFNAAQGARDPHHSCIAYLKTDNSSEMMGTRNGENEPDKKQTRYKYSPTHQDVAVCCVPNAGRITPYFLQSSWMKENDTTLVAILLCPNTVNTTIKSIPTSIEEITDYPSKNHFVFKIHSAQKVSFNLKIRVPEWAKNIKTKETYRKENGFIVIEKMVDQTAQIDLEYETEVKLNEDVKNEKYFTYGALVYSKPIKAAMQKGKSYATGFEDLYYKAEETPLYELTNHTNASFKNGIIRVNLKNSKTNKNEQVDLIPIAKTILRQTTFK; this is encoded by the coding sequence ATGAAATGTTTGGTAACTCTTGGAATAATTGCCTCCATCTTCGTTTTAAAAAGTGAAGAAACCTACGCTCAAATGTATCAGACCGAAAAATACCAGCGACTTCCATTCGGAAGCATCAAACCCACTGGCTGGCTAAAGGAACAAATGCAAAAAGATATGGCTGGCTTTGTGGGTAATCTAGATCGGCTTGTCCCCGATTTGCTAAATGATCCTATCTACAGCAGCGGACGGCTGCACAAGAAAAGCAAATCGAAAGATTTAGGAAACCTCAAATCTGGCGATGCCGAAGGAGATGAGCAGTATAAATGGTGGAACTCTGAAACTCAGTCGAACTGGTGGGATGGCTATATTCGAAACGCTTTTCTTTTAGACGACCAGCAGGCCATAAAGAAGGTGAAGCAGTATGTAGATAAAATACTTTCGACGCAAGACGACGACGGGTATCTTGGTATCTACGACAAAGAGTTACGCTACAAGCAAACTTCCGAAAATGGAGAGCTGTGGGCACAAACGACCCTATACAGAGGACTGCTGGCATACTACGAGGTTACTCATGACCTCAAAGTATGGAATGCGATAGTAAGAGCCGTAGACAATGTAATGAGCAGCTATCCCATCAACGATTCCAATCCGTTTAATGTAGGTAAAGAGTTTTCGGGAGGCGTTGCCCATGGCCTTACATTTACCGACGTGCTCGATAAGATGTACCAGCTAACCCAAAACACCAAGTATCTCGACTACGCCGCGTTTCTATACCTTAACTATTCGGCCAACTTCTCCTGCGAAAAAGATGCTCAGCTTAGCTATATATTAGACACAACCTACAGGCTACAATCTCATGGTGTCCATACCTATGAACATTTACGTCCCCTAATTGTGGCTGCTTTTGCAACTGGAAATAGCAAAATAAAGCGAGCGCTAGATATTTTTATAGAAAGAATATCTAGGTGTACAACCGCAACAGGAGGCGCTATTGGAGACGAATGGATTGGAGGTAGAGTTGCCGATGCAACGAATGCGGGCTACGAGTACTGTTCTCTCCACGAGCTACTCGACAGCTATACCGTTTTACTACAAAAAAGAGGCGACCTCAAGGCGGCATCCAACATTGAAAGAATATTCTTCAACGCTGCACAAGGCGCTCGTGATCCGCATCATTCGTGCATTGCATATCTTAAAACGGACAACTCGTCCGAAATGATGGGAACTCGAAATGGAGAAAACGAACCAGACAAAAAGCAAACCAGATATAAGTACTCGCCAACACATCAAGATGTGGCCGTTTGCTGTGTGCCCAATGCGGGCCGAATAACTCCCTATTTTTTACAATCGAGCTGGATGAAAGAAAACGATACCACATTAGTGGCAATACTGCTATGTCCCAATACCGTTAATACAACCATTAAAAGCATCCCCACTTCCATAGAGGAAATAACTGACTACCCCAGTAAGAATCACTTTGTTTTTAAAATTCATTCAGCACAAAAGGTTTCTTTCAACCTAAAAATACGAGTTCCTGAATGGGCTAAAAACATAAAAACTAAGGAGACCTACCGCAAGGAAAATGGGTTTATTGTCATCGAAAAAATGGTTGATCAAACAGCACAAATAGATCTAGAATATGAAACCGAGGTAAAGTTAAACGAAGACGTAAAGAATGAAAAATACTTTACCTACGGAGCTCTTGTCTATTCTAAACCCATTAAAGCAGCAATGCAAAAAGGGAAATCCTATGCAACTGGATTTGAAGATTTGTACTATAAAGCAGAAGAAACTCCTTTATACGAATTAACAAACCACACTAATGCATCCTTTAAAAATGGAATTATTAGAGTTAATTTAAAAAACAGCAAGACGAATAAAAATGAGCAGGTTGATCTTATACCAATAGCCAAAACAATACTTAGACAAACAACCTTTAAATAG
- a CDS encoding alpha/beta hydrolase: MKYQVLAALMLFAGINVFAQHIPIVSSGKIERIEHFSSKHIAARNVDVWLPEGYTPQKKYAVVYMHDGQMLFDSTTTWNHQAWEVDEVAAKLMKQGKTSDFIVVGIWNISEIRHRDYFPQKPYESLTAAQQKTISQKLEQKGRTTGDFKPESDSYLKFIVEELKPAIDKKYSVLADQQHTFIAGSSMGGLISLYAICEYPKVFGGAACLSTHWPGIFEVEDNPIPDAFCSYLQKHLPSPNNHKIYFDYGDKTLDALYPSLQKRVDQIMKQKGYTRKNWITKFYPGDDHSEQSWRKRLNIPFEFLLKK, from the coding sequence ATGAAATATCAAGTACTAGCTGCGCTGATGCTTTTTGCAGGCATCAACGTATTTGCACAGCACATCCCAATTGTATCATCTGGGAAAATAGAGAGAATAGAGCATTTCTCCTCTAAGCACATAGCCGCCCGTAACGTGGATGTTTGGCTCCCCGAAGGCTATACGCCACAAAAAAAGTATGCTGTTGTGTATATGCATGACGGGCAAATGCTTTTTGACTCTACAACAACATGGAACCACCAGGCTTGGGAGGTAGACGAGGTGGCTGCAAAACTCATGAAACAAGGAAAGACGTCGGATTTCATTGTAGTAGGAATATGGAACATCAGCGAGATACGCCATCGCGACTACTTTCCACAAAAGCCCTACGAGTCGCTAACGGCAGCACAACAGAAAACGATCTCGCAGAAGCTCGAACAAAAAGGAAGAACAACAGGTGACTTTAAACCCGAATCGGATAGCTATCTCAAATTTATAGTTGAGGAGCTAAAGCCTGCTATCGACAAAAAGTACTCCGTACTCGCCGACCAGCAGCACACGTTTATTGCAGGTAGCAGCATGGGTGGACTTATATCCCTGTATGCCATCTGCGAATACCCAAAAGTGTTTGGAGGAGCGGCCTGCCTAAGTACGCATTGGCCTGGTATATTTGAGGTAGAAGACAATCCAATTCCCGATGCATTCTGCAGCTACCTCCAAAAGCATCTTCCCAGTCCCAATAATCATAAAATTTATTTTGACTATGGAGACAAGACCTTAGATGCCCTATACCCTAGCCTTCAAAAAAGAGTTGACCAAATTATGAAACAGAAAGGCTATACCCGCAAAAATTGGATCACCAAATTCTACCCTGGCGACGACCACAGCGAGCAGTCATGGAGAAAAAGGCTAAACATTCCCTTTGAATTTTTACTAAAGAAGTAG
- the feoB gene encoding ferrous iron transport protein B → MKLSELTSGESGIITKVSGRGAFRKRITEMGFIKGKKVNVVKNAPLQDPVEYNIMGYEVSLRRSEAALIDVITPNEARHTILSSYNGVITDEVLSESAKNVGKTIEVALVGNPNAGKTSIFNFASGSHEHVGNYSGVTVDSKQAQFKYKGYTFNITDLPGTYSLSAYTPEEVYVRTYIAENNPDVIVNVVDASNLERNLYLTTQLIDMDVSVIACLNMYDELERSGDRFDHQSLGKMIGIPFVPTVGSKGRGLDNLFDTIINLYTGNDKTYRHIHINYGHDVEGAICTIQQLLRDPEVRPLIVKYSSRFLAIKLLDKDKEVRKIVETLPNGAEIIAIADKEIKKLEKHLNEDSETIITDAKYAFVAGALKETYKHSHRAKHKKTASIDHYMTHKYWGFPIFLFFIWLTFYVTFRLGEYPKGVLEDGIAALMDTLNGAMADGPFKDLLVNGIINGVGNVIVFLPNILILFFFISLLEDTGYMARAAFIMDKLMHKIGLHGKSFIPLIMGFGCNVPAIMATRTIESRSNRLLTMLISPLMSCSARLPVYILVLGAFFPSNAGTMLFLIYLIGIILAILMALLFKKTIFRHKDVPFVMELPPYRIPTLKATLRHMWFKGSQYLKKMGGIILVAVIFIWVLSYYPRDVRFSKDYEAEKQSIALSYDTKIKEARSSEIATTISAERDSLLQHVDTQVQSERQKYSYLGRAGLFIEPIMKPLGFDWKMSISLLSALPAKEIVVSTMGVIYQADGNTDDNTSSLIYKMQNEKYASGANKNEKVYSKPVALSFLMFVLIYFPCVAVVAALKKESGSWKWALFTIFYTTALAWIVAFIVFNVSKMVM, encoded by the coding sequence ATGAAGCTAAGCGAGTTAACATCCGGAGAATCGGGCATCATAACCAAAGTATCAGGAAGAGGAGCATTTCGTAAGCGCATTACCGAAATGGGGTTCATCAAAGGGAAGAAGGTTAACGTGGTAAAAAACGCACCGCTACAAGACCCCGTAGAATACAATATAATGGGCTATGAGGTATCACTACGCCGTAGCGAGGCGGCACTCATCGATGTTATTACCCCCAATGAAGCTCGGCATACCATACTAAGCTCCTACAACGGAGTAATCACGGACGAAGTACTGAGCGAATCGGCCAAAAACGTAGGTAAAACCATTGAGGTAGCGCTGGTTGGCAACCCCAATGCAGGAAAAACTTCCATATTCAACTTTGCTTCTGGCTCGCACGAGCATGTGGGCAACTACTCGGGCGTTACCGTCGATTCCAAACAAGCTCAGTTTAAGTATAAAGGTTATACCTTCAACATTACCGACCTTCCAGGAACTTACTCGCTATCAGCCTACACCCCAGAAGAGGTTTACGTACGCACCTATATTGCCGAAAATAACCCTGACGTAATTGTCAACGTTGTTGATGCCTCCAACCTAGAGCGCAACCTCTACCTTACAACCCAACTCATAGACATGGATGTAAGCGTTATTGCTTGCCTAAATATGTACGATGAACTGGAACGCAGCGGCGATAGATTCGATCATCAATCCTTAGGAAAAATGATTGGAATCCCGTTCGTACCAACGGTTGGCTCTAAAGGTCGTGGGCTCGACAATCTTTTTGATACCATCATCAACCTCTATACCGGCAACGACAAAACCTACCGTCATATCCACATAAACTATGGACATGATGTAGAGGGGGCAATATGTACCATACAGCAGCTACTTCGCGATCCTGAAGTAAGGCCCCTAATAGTAAAATACTCCTCTCGTTTCTTGGCAATTAAGCTTCTTGATAAAGATAAGGAGGTGCGAAAAATAGTTGAAACGCTACCCAATGGCGCTGAAATAATAGCTATTGCAGACAAAGAAATAAAGAAGCTAGAGAAACACCTAAATGAGGATAGTGAAACTATCATTACCGATGCCAAATACGCCTTCGTTGCCGGAGCTCTAAAGGAAACGTACAAGCATAGCCACAGAGCTAAGCATAAAAAAACGGCATCGATAGATCACTATATGACCCACAAGTATTGGGGATTTCCTATTTTCCTTTTCTTCATTTGGCTTACATTTTACGTAACCTTTAGGCTAGGAGAATATCCCAAAGGGGTACTAGAAGATGGCATTGCTGCTTTAATGGATACACTAAATGGAGCAATGGCTGACGGCCCATTTAAAGATTTGCTAGTTAACGGAATTATTAATGGCGTTGGAAACGTAATTGTCTTTCTACCCAACATCCTTATTCTATTCTTCTTTATCTCGCTACTCGAGGATACGGGCTACATGGCACGAGCCGCCTTCATAATGGATAAGCTGATGCACAAAATTGGCTTACATGGAAAATCGTTTATTCCCCTAATTATGGGTTTTGGATGTAATGTGCCAGCGATCATGGCTACACGCACCATCGAAAGCCGCAGCAATAGGCTGCTTACCATGCTAATATCACCGCTAATGTCGTGCAGCGCGCGTCTTCCTGTATACATCCTAGTTTTGGGAGCTTTTTTCCCTAGTAATGCAGGAACAATGCTGTTTTTGATCTACCTAATAGGCATAATTCTCGCCATTCTAATGGCACTCCTATTCAAAAAAACGATTTTCAGGCATAAGGATGTTCCTTTTGTTATGGAACTCCCCCCATATAGAATTCCAACCCTTAAAGCCACTTTACGTCACATGTGGTTTAAAGGTTCTCAATATCTAAAAAAGATGGGGGGGATTATCCTAGTTGCAGTAATATTTATATGGGTACTATCATACTATCCTCGCGATGTGCGCTTCAGCAAAGATTACGAAGCAGAAAAGCAGTCCATTGCTTTAAGCTATGACACAAAAATCAAGGAAGCACGTAGTTCTGAAATTGCCACGACTATTAGTGCCGAACGTGATAGCCTACTTCAGCACGTCGATACACAAGTTCAATCTGAACGCCAAAAATACTCATATTTAGGTCGTGCAGGGCTCTTCATTGAACCGATAATGAAACCATTGGGTTTCGATTGGAAAATGAGCATATCGCTCCTTTCTGCTCTGCCTGCAAAAGAAATTGTAGTTAGCACAATGGGGGTTATCTATCAAGCCGATGGGAATACCGATGACAACACCTCCTCGTTAATCTACAAAATGCAAAACGAGAAATACGCAAGCGGCGCTAACAAAAATGAAAAAGTTTACTCTAAGCCCGTTGCCCTTTCATTCCTGATGTTTGTACTAATATACTTTCCCTGCGTTGCTGTTGTTGCTGCTCTGAAAAAGGAATCGGGAAGCTGGAAGTGGGCCTTATTTACCATTTTCTACACAACTGCCTTAGCGTGGATTGTCGCATTCATCGTATTTAACGTATCAAAAATGGTTATGTAA
- a CDS encoding adenylate kinase yields the protein MEILILFGAPFSGKGTQGEILSKRIGFKHLSTGDVLRSERKNHTELGLKAEEYIRQGQLVPDELLEEMIENELIKCKSEKGLILDGYPRTIPQADTLCRLTEKHGIRIKRVLLLDVPHETLIERGVHRGKNSDRIDDKDPNVMNRRIEVYHQETKPVGDYFIVRNLTVRINGIGEIEEVANRILNSI from the coding sequence ATGGAAATTTTAATTCTATTTGGAGCTCCATTTTCAGGGAAAGGGACGCAGGGTGAAATTCTTTCGAAAAGAATTGGCTTTAAACACCTATCGACGGGCGATGTTTTGAGGAGTGAGCGAAAGAATCATACTGAGTTGGGCTTAAAGGCCGAGGAGTATATTCGCCAAGGTCAACTTGTTCCAGATGAGTTGCTTGAAGAGATGATCGAAAATGAGCTCATCAAGTGTAAGTCAGAAAAGGGATTAATTTTGGATGGTTATCCACGCACCATTCCTCAGGCTGATACGCTTTGTAGATTGACGGAAAAGCATGGTATCCGCATTAAACGGGTGCTACTACTTGATGTACCCCATGAAACGCTTATTGAACGTGGAGTGCATAGAGGAAAAAATTCTGATCGAATAGACGATAAAGATCCAAATGTAATGAACAGAAGAATAGAGGTATACCATCAAGAAACAAAGCCCGTTGGTGATTACTTTATTGTTCGAAATCTAACTGTTCGAATAAATGGAATCGGGGAGATTGAAGAGGTAGCCAACAGAATTTTAAATAGCATATAA
- a CDS encoding YtfJ family protein: protein MKRCGLLLFLLISVLVANAQQASVGKSISNVNVLNSSDKPSSIPYFGSKVLVILYTDPDVKDVNDPLSAAIKAKGFPADKYAGIGVANCKVTWIPNSAIRMKSRQKEKQFPGSIVLLDDSEKIKQAWSLADSDDKGVVIVVGKDSKIKFLRYVKSQDESRSISAAVVKVIQDEIAK, encoded by the coding sequence ATGAAAAGATGTGGACTTTTGCTTTTTTTGCTGATATCAGTTCTTGTTGCCAATGCGCAGCAAGCAAGCGTTGGTAAAAGCATTTCTAACGTTAATGTGTTAAATTCGAGTGATAAACCTTCTAGCATTCCTTATTTTGGAAGCAAGGTTTTAGTTATTCTTTATACCGATCCAGACGTAAAGGATGTGAACGATCCACTATCTGCGGCCATAAAAGCTAAAGGATTTCCAGCTGATAAGTATGCTGGTATTGGTGTTGCCAACTGTAAGGTGACTTGGATTCCTAATTCGGCCATAAGAATGAAATCACGTCAGAAAGAAAAGCAATTTCCTGGCTCTATTGTTTTACTTGATGATTCCGAAAAGATAAAACAGGCGTGGTCTTTGGCCGATTCTGATGACAAAGGTGTTGTGATTGTGGTTGGGAAGGATTCTAAAATAAAATTTCTACGTTATGTGAAATCTCAGGATGAAAGCCGATCAATAAGTGCTGCTGTAGTAAAAGTTATTCAGGATGAGATTGCTAAATAG